The Engystomops pustulosus chromosome 4, aEngPut4.maternal, whole genome shotgun sequence genome contains a region encoding:
- the YAF2 gene encoding YY1-associated factor 2 isoform X1, with product MGDKKSPTRPKRQPKPSSDEGYWDCSVCTFKNSAEAFKCLMCDVRKGTSTRKPRPVSQLVAQQVTQQFVPPMQCKKEKKDKPEKEKSEKETSIKKNSNKKARPRLKNVDRSSAQHLEVTVGDLTVIITDFKEKTKSPPTSSATSVDQHSQSGSGSENTERGISRSSSPRGETSSVNGESH from the exons ATGGGAGACAAGAAAAGCCCGACCAG GCCGAAGCGGCAGCCGAAGCCGTCGTCAGACGAGGGATACTGGGACTGCAGTGTGTGCACCTTCAAGAACAGCGCCGAGGCCTTCAAGTGCCTGATGTGTGATGTGCGCAAGGGGACGTCCACCCG gaaaccACGACCTGTTTCCCAGTTGGTTGCACAGCAGGTAACGCAGCAGTTTGTGCCTCCCATGCAgtgcaagaaagaaaaaaaagacaaaccagagaaagaaaaaagtgaaaaagagACGTCTATTAAAAAGAACAGCAACAAGAAAGCAAG GCCCCGGTTGAAAAATGTGGACAGAAGTAGTGCACAACATTTGGAAGTTACTGTGGGGGACCTGACGGTTATTATTACAGACTTTAAAGAGAAAACCAAGTCCCCTCCTACATCCAGCGCCACTTCTGTGGACCAACATAGTCAAAGTGGATCTGGCTCAGAAAACACTGAGCGGGGAATATCCAGGTCATCATCGCCCAGGGGAGAAACTTCATCTGTAAATGGAGAATCTCATTAA
- the ZCRB1 gene encoding zinc finger CCHC-type and RNA-binding motif-containing protein 1 yields MSGGLAPSKSTVYVSNLPFSLTNNDLHRIFSKYGKVVKVTILKEKDSRRSKGVAFVLFLDKEAAQNCVRALNNKQLFGRAIKASIAIDNGRAAEFIRRRNYTDKSRCYECGDTGHLSYACPKNMLGDREPPQKKEKKRKRRVEVEEVVEEEESEDEGEDPALDSLSQAIAFQQARIEEEKIKIRQTRGESSTSDDSRRPRIKKSAYFSDEEELSD; encoded by the exons ATGAGTGGAGGCCTTGCACCAAGCAAGAGTACTGTGTATGTGTCTAATCTTCCATTCTCCCTCACCAATAATGACCTTCACAGG aTCTTTTCTAAATATGGaaaagtagtgaa GGTCACTATTTTAAAGGAGAAAGACTCCCGGAGGAGTAAAGGAGTTGCCTTTGTGCTGTTTCTAGATAAAGAAGCAGCTCAGAATTGTGTCCGAGCTCTGAACAATAAACAA CTCTTTGGCAGAGCAATAAAAGCAAGCATTGCCATTGACAATGGTAGAGCAGCAGAATTTATACGGAGACGTAACTACACTGACAAATCCAGATGCTATGAATGTGGG GACACGGGACACTTGAGTTATGCTTGTCCAAAAAATATGCTGGGAGATCGTGAACCTCCacaaaagaaagagaagaaaagaaaacGAAGGGTTGAAGTAGAAGAAGT AGTCGAAGAAGAAGAGAGTGAAGACGAAGGTGAAGACCCTGCTCTTGACAGCCTTAGTCAAGCCATAGCTTTCCAG CAAGCAAGAATTGAAGAAGAAAAAATCAAAATCAGACAAACACGAGGGGAATCATCTACATCAGACGACTCAAGACGACCTAGAATAAAAAAGAGTGCATATTTCAGTGATGAAGAAGAACTAAGTGACTGA
- the YAF2 gene encoding YY1-associated factor 2 isoform X2: MPKRQPKPSSDEGYWDCSVCTFKNSAEAFKCLMCDVRKGTSTRKPRPVSQLVAQQVTQQFVPPMQCKKEKKDKPEKEKSEKETSIKKNSNKKARPRLKNVDRSSAQHLEVTVGDLTVIITDFKEKTKSPPTSSATSVDQHSQSGSGSENTERGISRSSSPRGETSSVNGESH; the protein is encoded by the exons AT GCCGAAGCGGCAGCCGAAGCCGTCGTCAGACGAGGGATACTGGGACTGCAGTGTGTGCACCTTCAAGAACAGCGCCGAGGCCTTCAAGTGCCTGATGTGTGATGTGCGCAAGGGGACGTCCACCCG gaaaccACGACCTGTTTCCCAGTTGGTTGCACAGCAGGTAACGCAGCAGTTTGTGCCTCCCATGCAgtgcaagaaagaaaaaaaagacaaaccagagaaagaaaaaagtgaaaaagagACGTCTATTAAAAAGAACAGCAACAAGAAAGCAAG GCCCCGGTTGAAAAATGTGGACAGAAGTAGTGCACAACATTTGGAAGTTACTGTGGGGGACCTGACGGTTATTATTACAGACTTTAAAGAGAAAACCAAGTCCCCTCCTACATCCAGCGCCACTTCTGTGGACCAACATAGTCAAAGTGGATCTGGCTCAGAAAACACTGAGCGGGGAATATCCAGGTCATCATCGCCCAGGGGAGAAACTTCATCTGTAAATGGAGAATCTCATTAA